The genomic DNA attttacgtgaaattgtaagagtttaatttgaaaaaataatagttatataaatatataattaactattttatatttgatcaatttttaaaaattatatattttcatataaatttaattaaaaaataataataaataaataacactataaaaattatatttacaaaattaattatattaattaattaatttaaataaataataactttaatttaattaatataaatttatttttaaaagtaaaatcgtataaaatcgtaaaattaaaattatttataaactcgtaaaatcttattatcgtaaatttaaaatcgtaacagtttatatatttaagagtttacttaaaattagaCCCGTTTACCATAtatgaaatcgtaaaatcgtaaaaattttaaaattaactcaTATTTTGCCTTagttacaactatttggtagtatattattattatttttatttgtagaaaGAATGTTAGTACAGTTTAGACTTGAAggaatttaattcaataatactatcaatttttcttcttttgattgttaaaaaaaattcatcctAAACTAAAGAACATACAAACCAAAATCTAGtatctatataaaataagtGGAAACTCAGAACTAAGTGACAGAGCGCGCAAAAACTCGTGTTTTAATACGTCCGAATAATCAAAaagaactatttaaaaaaaaagaaaaaagtatttatattaagtCCATAACCTAACaggaaaataaaacatttagaaTCATCATTTCAATGAAAAAGGCTTCTGGTCCTCCCCTCTCTTCagctaaaatattaattatacaaCAACCAAGATTCATGTTGCCTCTTTAAAGGGCTTCTCAGTTGATAAAGAATCAAGTAAACTTGTCTAACTTAAGGCACTCTTCCAATAAATCAGCCAGGAAATTTGGGATCATCAACTACTTGCTATCTATGTTACCTGTCATTTCAAAGCTTTCCCCAATTTACTTGCTTATTGATTCATGGAACTGAAAATGTAATTTCTAtgataattaatcaaaaaaacaagataaatttaacattttctcACCTTCACCAACTTTTGATGGAAAATTATCTCCACTTCTGTGCGAAGTCTTTCAATATCCTCAGCATAATCGCTTATAATCTCATCCGACATTAATTGCTGCAACTCTTCCTTCATTCGCTTCAATGCATCATCCAATCCACACAAATCCTTTAAAACTAGAGCTTCTGTTGTACTCAGACGTAGAAGATTCTTAATAGCAACGAGGGCCTGCAACCCCCACATCACATGAAAATCAACACATAATAAATTAGaacaaacatttttaataaaaattctgTGAACAATTTGAAGGCGCACCTTCTCTTGGAGATCCAAATCGTTTGATGACATCAGATCCACAACAGACTTCAAGAAGGAATGGTTACTAAAGAAAGGCAACTCGACTTTGTTTTCAGATTCTATCTGAGATTCAACAAGATCAGCCACAAGAAACACTGATTTCCTTCGGAGTCTAATATCAATGCTTGAATTTCCTAATATGTCCTAAAAACGACCAACATTTGCCAAGTCAGcagtcataaaaaaaatattctaagaaGAAGAATACATACCATAGAAACTAATAATCTAACCTGAAGTAATGAGACTCCAGCTTCTGCATAGAATGACTCTCGCCCAAGTTCATTATTTCTTATTAAAGCTGAAACAGCATATAGAGCTTTTATGGCTTCTTCAGGAAGACTGGATTTTACCATCTCCATCAACTTTATCAGCCCTCCAAGTTCCAGGATCTGAGAATCTCAGGTTTATAgacaaaatgtttatttttatatttttatggaGACTCATATGAGATGTTATTATCGGAAGGGAGATAAAATCCCAAACCTGCTTCTGAATAACAGGATTGTTTTGGCTGGCTTTACCAAGAATCCATGCAGACATTGTCCTTAATTCAGTATTTGAATTACTTAGAAACTTTATAGTTACTGAAAGCCCACCAAGTTTGTGCAAATCTgagaaataatatttcttaGATCGAGATGTTAATAAGGAAGAATCATTTGCAGAACATTTGAAGTGCAATCATAATGAAAAAacgggccttgtttgatctacggttatttgaataaccaagtaATTATTTCCATATAATCTTGTTTGAGGTAGGTTATTAAAAATCAGGTTActagatataaatataaacaagtAAATCCTTGAGCAGATCCCATGTTAGCTCCACGACATTgggttaatattttgaatgatgtgattgatgagtagattgtatagtgggttatttgaaattaatctcaataTAACCCACACATAAAACAAAACCCAGgtataaacaatattttgtttttgttagactATTCACTGGAATAGGCTAACACAAGATTCCCGTTGTGATCTCAAACTTCAATCAAGGTGATTTGAGTAGGAATTGAACCAGAGAAGTCAACTTCTTTATTTAGTTCATCACTTTTACCACTTGAGACTCCCTTGATGGGTGAAGGCCATACCCTCATCTTATCCATTGATTATTATGATTATAGTTTTATGTGAATGTAAAGAAAGGAGTTAAAATGATAACTAATATAAACAAATAggaaatcttaattttttttttatcaaatctttATTCGAAAAAAGACTTTAAACATACCATTTGCATTATCTATTGGCTCAACAAGAATCAACAACTCTTGCAATGCACGATAATGATCATCTATAGGTAGAGATGAATTGTTCAGGTCGTCAATTGCAGTTCGCATCAATTGTGCATCCGATGGAGTTCTTAGTTTCTCAACAAGGTCCTGAAAGAGCACaagaaatattgaaaatgtatCTAGGCATTGATTATATGTCACTAGTTGATTTATatactaaatataaaatgaagaaGCTGAGTAAGTCATTCCACTTTCAAAAACCGgataatacattaaaatattttctcatcACCATGCCAAAGAAAACGATAAAAAATGAAAGGATGTTCTGAGACAAAACTTGTATCATAATTATATGAAACTGGAGCTGAATTTTACTaaaaacacacacacacacacatatatataagCCGTTGATGTATGTCGTTATGATCAAATACAGACAAACCAACAAGTTCATGGATAGGTGGAACTTGatgaaaaaaatgttgatttcTAACTCAACCTTCATTAAGGTGCTAAACAGATGAAATTTAAATATGCATTGTTCTAGAACATTCAACAAAAGTATCACCTTTATTTCCATTTGACGTCTCTTCAGCTCATCAGGTGATTGATTTTGGACATCCTCTGCCTTCTCCTTCAACTTCGCAGGGTCAGAATGACCTAGTTCATTTCCAACAATGAAAAAGAATTACtagacaaaagaaaaatataaatcactCTTCTGAAATGGACCTGTAATATTTggtgatttatttattaatttttatagttttttcaGAAAGTTAGAAATATTAAACTCTGTTAATACAAACGCTCTTCCCCTcccaaaaaagaaaataaataaaaaataattacaggTCTATTACAGATGAAAATACAATCTAATGAGTATGCTCCTTGAAACAATTAGACCTATGCCAGTTCAACAGACTACCAGAAAAAACATGATCAAGCAAAACCATATAATCTTTATCAAGAGAATTTCATATATGTAAGTAAGTACAAGAAAGATAATCAATGCATTTTCATTACACAGTCCTTCCCATATGTCTGAATTAGTTCGGAGGGTGTCAAGAAGCTTCTTAAGTTCCTAGTTACTTTATTTACTGTGAATAAGGAGGGTGTTAAGAAGCTTCTTAAGTTCCTAGTTACTTTATTTACTGTGAATAAAACGGGATCATCTTCCAGCAATGCTTTAAAGGCTTTCCccattatatttctttttctaaCAAGGGTATCTGGGTAGCTTTTTGCACACGTCGACTAATCCTCGGAGGAGGTTACTTTGAGAATCGAACATGAGTCCTCAGTGTTAATAGTAAGTCCCTTAGTCCAACTAATCTACTACTAGTTAGGAAACAAAACCCAAACTTAATATACTTTGCTTCAACGCGATCTGTATTCCGCATCTTAGCACTTTCAGACCTTGTAGAATCAATCCAAGTTCTCCAAGAAATTTGCAGGCAATACTTAAATTGGTGTGATAGAAAGTCACTAATTAcaagttatatatatgttttaatattcctaaaaccataaaaaaacaaatatttcatgcttcatgttaattatatttgcaAAAGTTTATTCATAGAACCCAACATTATTCTAACACAACAAATTTTGCATACTAACTAGGGGTGATCACTGATCAAATTGGTTTGGTTTCATACTCTAGACCCGGATCCCGACTCTAATAAATCGGTTTATACTCTATCATGACCCTCTGTATTCAGCCATATATTTGGCGGATCAAACGTTTTCGGTAAGGATCAGGGCAAGTTGGGTTGCTTACCCTACCACAAATGGACAAAGAATAATACTATATAGCCAATGAAATCTTGGGTTGTCTATTTGGAAAGAAGAATTGCCTCAAGAAACTATAAAAAAATCCGATTTACTAAATGTAGACTTGGTTACCAACTCATGTTAACTAGCAATTTAAACTAGCAATAGCAACAACTTAATTATGTGATGCAGAATGCGAAAAATGCTGGGAAAGGAGAGAGATTTAGCTGATATGTATAGTTAGTTACCTATTGCCCACTGAAGCATCCCATCGAGAGAAGAGAAACCGCCGTCATATTCATC from Impatiens glandulifera chromosome 9, dImpGla2.1, whole genome shotgun sequence includes the following:
- the LOC124914481 gene encoding hsp70 nucleotide exchange factor FES1 produces the protein MGKYVKHARRVYLLLVAVTTLVLSITTAERVNNSDTGGLYWSTAKDDGNFSGKPEGEESTATLNELDEYDGGFSSLDGMLQWAIGHSDPAKLKEKAEDVQNQSPDELKRRQMEIKDLVEKLRTPSDAQLMRTAIDDLNNSSLPIDDHYRALQELLILVEPIDNANDLHKLGGLSVTIKFLSNSNTELRTMSAWILGKASQNNPVIQKQILELGGLIKLMEMVKSSLPEEAIKALYAVSALIRNNELGRESFYAEAGVSLLQDILGNSSIDIRLRRKSVFLVADLVESQIESENKVELPFFSNHSFLKSVVDLMSSNDLDLQEKALVAIKNLLRLSTTEALVLKDLCGLDDALKRMKEELQQLMSDEIISDYAEDIERLRTEVEIIFHQKLVKVRKC